The window ggtgaggtgttccgggcacgtctaactgggaggaggccccgggaagacccaggacacgctggagggactatgtctctcggcaggccttggaatgcctcgggattcccccagaagagctagaagaagtggccggggagtgagaagtctgggcatctctgctcaagctgctgcccccgcgacctgacctcagataagcgggagaggatggatggatggatggatggcatcatTCATACCTTGCTGGACTGTAAGACCAGTTTGCAATCTGATCTAAATGGACCTCTCTGCCCAGCCCAGTCAAAGGCTCTGCTTTGCCAATCAAAAGTATGGATGTCCTTTCAGAGACCTTTGCTTTAAACTCTTCACACTTTGTTTCGAGTTCAGCATCCCTGAATTCCATTATCCTGTCCTGAATTTGTTTTAGTTCATTGAGCCTGACATAGTTCTGTTTTTATAGAAAGTGAGAATTCATTCTTTAAAACATTGTGGAAAAGCCTTCAAAGAAACTTTTGTTcccaaacaaaaacattaaactcATCGCCACAAACAGCCACGTCTCAGGCTCAGTGACGCCCCTATCTGATTGTATAAAACGCGGCTGACCAGTGGCCTGAACTTGTGCTTTTAATGGGTCCTTCCATCTTCAGTTGAGGCATTTGGCAAGTCAAGTACTTGTGAAGTGTGTATGTTTGAAATTCCTAACCAGGCAGGACCTTCTCACAATTCCTCTGTGACCTTTTGACACCACTGTGCTTTGTTAAAGTCCAGCAGTGTGGCCATATCTGCCATGGTGGTGACCAGATGTAGAGAGTGAAGCTCTAGCCTGAGGAGATTGTGGCCTGTGAAGGTCTAACAAAGAGCAGCCCTCTGCTTTTTGCCCAAAGGTGCACTTCGttctaaatgtatttttagaCCAAAGCCGAAGCCAGTCACCTGATATCATAATCAGCTTTCATGTGATTTGCTTGTGAATGAGCAACCTACATGGAGACCCGGCAATTATAAAATAATCGCCTTAGTGGAGGCAAGTCGATGAAAACAAATGGTCACCCATTTAGAAATGTGCTTCACGTGAGGGAGAATGACTGAAGAGTATGAAAGGCAGACATTACTAAATATACAAGGGGGCACAGAGCTTAGGCCTCAGGTTCTACCGCCCCCCTTTCACTGAATGATAATGCCCCTTCTCACACTGTATGTGCTCCAAAGTGCTCTGTGATACTCTGAATATGACGGGATCCCACAACCACCTTATTCAATGGGTTTTTGATGGGAgctggttggggagcatgcactggtatagcgagttgccgcacccaccatacgatgaaacagctcgggttcctggttggcaaccccccgaGGCAGACATCCAGTCccgtcccaccctccagaaatgaccctctatctgctgcagccaggtgttatgtgggtgtctccttggcctggtccacccacttgggccctcaacaatgaggatcatgtgaggctgatcaccctctgggaaatgcgccacatggccgtagtgccgtaactgacgctccctcacaatgcaggtaatgtgccccattcgggactccatgagcaacctctcattcaacacaaagttaaaccaacggtacccaaagattccCCAAAAagtcacagtaccaaaggagtccagtgttcatctcaggtcactggatagcgtccatgtctcgcaaccatatagcaagacaggaagcaccaggactctaaagacttggaccttcgtccttttgcagagatatcgggagcaccacacacccctttccagcgacctcatgaccccccctatgctctcccaatccatctactgacttcataggaagagtcaccagagacacgaatgtcacttccaaggtaaataaacctctcgacaaggtcatcactctctctgcagacagacacactgctgatggctgtgcccaagtggtcattaaaggcctggatctcggtttttatcaggacactcgcaagcccagacactccgacTCCTCGCTCTGACTCTTGAGcgtcctgatcagagcctccattgactccgtgaagatcacagcatcgccagcaaagtcaacatcagtgaatctttcttcaccaacagatgccccacagcaccCAGTCcacacaagcattgaacagattaggagcaaaaacacacccctgacgaaccccagaatcaactgggaaaaacacagaggtcctgcctccactctgcaaaaGACATATTAATATAAATTGGATACATTCATGATTATGGTTTGTAGATGCAACGTTATGTTCTTGAAAATCGCATCCCTCTTAAGAGAGGGAACTTCTCATTCCTAAACCGACTAAATCAGTAACAGGCTGAAGCCTTCTTTACATAAAAAGGCATGCATTGCTTAAACAGATTTTATCCTGGAGGAAAAGAGTGGAAGATGAATAGAAGAGGATGTGGAGAGATCTTAAAGAGCAGAGAGTTACCACGAGCCCTGAAAACTGACCTGTGTTTGAGATAGAAGAAAATGGAGATTAGAAATCCTGGACTTCCATGAGTAGAGATTATTTAATGGCTAATCCCCCCCCCAAAGTCTAATGGCCTGTTGCTGGGTTGATTGGCATGTGTTTCTGTGATGATACTGTGCCCTCTGCAGGCCTGGGCCCTGCACTGCATACCTGGTGCCCAGTGTGAGGCTTTCATAAAACTCTAAAgacaagaatggatggatgaaatatgcTCTAGGAGATGATACTCACTTCTGGAAACCATTAAGATCACTGGAGTGTTGGGTGCAAGGTATCCCTGAAATGGGCACCAGTCAGTTGCACCCGGCCAGGTTAGAATGGGGCAAGCTGCAGCATTAAGTACATTTCAGTAATGTCCCTAAAAGTAAAACAGTAGACCTTTCCAGAGAGGGTTACTTCTAAACAGAAAGGATTCCCAGGCAGCATAATTCCACTAGCAGAGGCCATCCTGCTTTCCTGGCCTCACGCTTTCCCCTAatgtctctcgtgtgtgtgttgATCTCCTCACTGCCCTGCTAAACAGCAGCTCGTTTGATGTGCCAGCTTTGAGACCCCTTCAAGCGGCTCTGTAGCTTTCCCAAatccatcaattcattttctgGTTCTGCTATTTTCATTTCAGGTTTGTTGAGACCAACGAGGTTCATTCATTCCTTTTACAAACCACTCATTCCAATACAGGATGAAGGAGGAACCATCTCTGCCAGTCCCTTGtagggcccactcacacctgGCAGTGCCATTCAGAGTCCCACTTCACCACCATAGGGGGGGGCAGATccactatgaaactaatgaagcttaaggtTCAGGGCCCCTAATCGTGGAGGGACCCCAGAATTGACTTCAGTCCACATTGCTTTAAAAGGTTTGGGGGTCCACTGTATGACAAGAggttattaaaaaacaatattattaataatatagtgtaattcaatagaaaataatagttcaaataaaaattaaaaggttattaaagtatcaAAAAATAAGATTTGTGGTGGTCTGCCGTAGAGCAACTCCACTAAAGAAtataacagtggttacccagcCCATGTCGCTGGTTGCAAAGTGGCCCCCATAACAGTTGAAGCTTCAGGACCCAAAAACTGTAGGTCAGCCACTGAGTGTCATACAATAGATGGTGGGTGGGCTTCACTTGAGCAAAGCACGCCAAAGGAAAACACCCTGGCGTCACACCCTAGCAGAATATGGCAACCTCGGCCACAGCTTAGCCCCTTCAAACCCTGATCTACACGCCACAGAAATGGCCTTCAGCTGTGGAGTTGAAACAAGAAGGACTCAATCACACGACtaccagaaaaagaaagaaagcattgaTGGCAAAAACATCTGAAGGTCTGCTGATGGAGACAGGAAGGTCGTAGTACCATCCTGACATGGAGGACGGAGCAGGTTATAATTTAAGGCCAGGTCCCCGGAGCTGTAAGGCACTATGTGGAGGTGGGATGTGGTGGTCtggtttacattttttactttagtAACTTTATTTGTGCAGTAATGTTAATAGCAGCCTCCACTCTCCCTGCCCACCCCGAGACCTCACCGGATTTAATACTGTATCTGAGCCCTTGGACCCTGTGCCTCTATGGGATGTTAGCTTTAATCATTGCTGCACAACCACACTGGCATATTGGTAAGACGTTCACTGGCCCTCTGGAGAGCCTCAATAAAGaccctatacagtgatccctcgctatatcgcgctttgcctttcgcggcttcactccatcgcggattttatatgtaagcatatttaaatatatatcgcggatttttcgctgcttcgcaggtttctgcggacaatgggtcttttaatttctggtacatgcttcctcagttggtttgcccagttgatttcatacaagggacgctattggcagatggctgagaagctacccaacttacttctctctctctctcttgcgctgacgtaggggggtgtgagcaggggggctgttcacacacctagatgataaggacgctcgtctaaaaatgctgaaagattatcttcacgttggctaccttttgtgcagctgcttcctgaaacgacatgctgcacagtgctttgcatacttaaaagcacgaagggcacgtattgatttttttatctgtctcctctctctctctctctctctgctcctgacggagggggtgtgagctgccgccttcaacagctttgtgccgcggtgcttcgcatacttaaaagccaaacagccatattgatttgtttgctcctttgaagaggaagatatgtttgcattcttttaattgtgagactgaactgtcatctctgtcttgtcatggagcacagtttaaacttttgaaaaagagacaaatgtttgtttgcagtgtttgaataacgttcctgtctctctacaacctcctgtgtttctgcacaaatctgtgacccaagcatgacaatataaaaataaccatataaacatatggtttctacttcgcggattttcttatttcgcgggtggctctggaacgcaacccccgcgatggaggagggattactgtaaacctatAAAGTCATCGGCGCAGAATTCTTACAGTTAAATGGTGAAAAATGTTCTTGATGACACCACGTGGAGACTCAGGAGAACTGCACTCAAGAAGCAGGCAAGGGAGAAGGTCCTCACTGAAGCAGGTGGAATGAGGTGGACCTAAACCTGGGTGGGGTTCAATGTTTTCACTCGCCTGTAATTCAATGCCTTCATGTGTTCGGGTCCTGCCAAGCTTCACGTTAGACAAGAAAGGCGTGAACGGCATGCAAATGATGAAAAATACACGTTTACTTACGTTGGTTTATTCGCTAGCACCTCCATTCCTAATCTTAACCAGAGTGTAACCGGGCGTATCACCGTTACAGTCGCTCTAACCTGACAGCTGTCACTACCAGCggacaacaaaaacagcatttatttataagacacactttcatacaaacatgtaactcaaagtgcttacaAGGCTGAATGGGCGGGGTCATGTGGTTTAGGGGAGGGGCTAAACGTTTAACTCCACCCATGTTTGCCCAAGCTGCAGCGAGGCCTACTTGGACAAGGGAAGTGTTTTTTTACAACACAAAGGGGAAACAGTGTGAAGGAACTTAACAGGCAAGCAGTTGAAGAATCTGCTCTGTCTGAGTTAGGATGAGAAGCAATGAACTGCTAGTAACAGAGATGACCAAGTTGGACTCTCCATTAAGGATTAGATATGTTTGTCAAGGGTGccacggtggtgcagtagtaagtagcactgctgtctcgtaaCAAGGAGGCCAGGGTTCACAGCAGCTCCCTGCGCACAGTTTGCAGGTTCTTCCCATGTCcatgttggtttcctcccacagttcagaaTCATGCAGGTCAGGTAGACTGGCACTGATAAATTAACCCTGGCATGTGTGTATCcactctgtaatggactggcacccggcccaaggattattcctgcctcatgCCCTGTGCTTgcagggatgggctccagctctcCCACCACCCTATTCAGTTtaaagtgggtttggaagatggaggGATGTATgcaggctttctttaacttactTATTTTGTGTTATGATATCCTTTCTTGAGGTCACatgctataaaaaaagaaagtggaaATAATCACGACATGTGAGCCCTGCTGTGCCACCAGTAAGTGGATGTTCAGGCCTGCAGAAGGTCAGTGATTTATCAATGTCAGAGTTACTACAGATAAAAAACATCTTTATTTATTAGGCTCTGATTTTAGCGTTCCATTTCAGTCGCTCTCAATTTTTGCAGGAACAGCGCCCCCTGGTGCCTCACCTTCACAGTACACCTCACATTCTGACCAGAGCGTCTCGGACACACACCGTGACAGGATTGAGCTTCTTAGAGAGGGCAGCATGGCAGTACAATGTTAGCAGTCCTACTTCACAGATCTGGCACCCTGGCTTTGAACCCCGTGCCCAGACGTCATCCATTTGGTGTTTTCGGTGTGTACCTTCATCCTTGAAGCCCAGTTTTCACcccacatccctaaagatgtCTAGTGTAGATTAATGGCCAGTCCCAGATACGAGCCAGTACGGGCGTGTTCGAggtggccctgtgatggactgccattcAGTGTGGCGCGTTATCCTGCCTAGTGCCCAGTGCTGTTGGGATGGCTCCCTTCCGCAGACTGACGAAGGCGTTTTCACACTCATAGTCCGCTTGCTTTGTTCCAGACCATCGGACGTTTCGTTATTTCAATTCCCAGTTTGTTTGGCACTACTGTATAAACTTACAAGCGAACTGAACTTATCGATAAGCATCACATGGGCGTCTTTCATCGGACAGAAACATCTTTCCCTGGAAAAACATATCCAGGACTGATCCGCACTTCTGCGTGTTCCATAATTATTACCTGGAAGACCACTTGAAAGTGACGCGCTATTAACTTTATGCGCTCAATGTGACGTTTTAAATAGCCGAGTGTACAACAGAGACAAACTCCGTGATGGCAGACACTGATGTGCCGCAGTTATATGACATTACCGCGTAATCTTCATTTAAATTAGTGATGTTGCTtatagccattatgaatgtaaccACAACTTAGTTTATCTCAGATCCCATGTCTGCTATCCTAACTCTTGCAcgtattttgttattaatatttatggTGCAATACATTAATGGACATGTCAGTGTGCGCATTGAGAGGCGTGTACGATTTGGACTTGGAGCTGCGGACTTAACTTGGCACTGCTGTCCGATTCTTTCCACCTCTGTATGTGCTCTGATGGACCCGATTACAAGTAAATTTACAacaatctttttttagttttattttaaatggcccACTGCTGTCCAATAGCGCAGGAGTTGCCCCCAGACTGAATCAGGGGCTGCTCTGATTGAGGGACTCGTTTCACGCGAATTATATTAGgcctatacagtatttgtatctgtctgcgtatttatttattttacatttctattaCTTTTAAGGCTTTTTAAGGCTAACCCTCGACTCATTACGCTATGAATGAGAATTCCCCAATTACCGACAGCTAGCACTGCACACAAAATGTCACGTCTAATGCACAATATTTCATGGAGTTAAGGATCACGTTCAGACCTCATGCTGCAGGGTGCACCCTCTCCAAAGGGTCTCAGTCCGGTTGTGTGGTCCGCACTAGAGTGCGATCGGCGTGTTCATGTCTACCTATTTTCAGGCACTTTCAGAGTCATTGAAATACGCCTTTAGTGACTGCATGCCCAGGTCTCGCAGGGTGATGGTGGTCTCTTCTAAATGATGTGCATGTTCAGATAACTgagaaattgttattttattcacATTTGTACCTTTTCTGATTAAAGACACTCTCCACAGTTGTACTGTCTTTTTTCCGACATACACGACTGAAGAGTTTGTGATGCAAGTCCAGCTCACCGACCATTGCGCCACACTGCCGCCTAGCGGTGAGGCGCGGCATGTCAGACTGACAGCGCGTTTGAACGGGGCTGTTGACTATTCCTGCAGGTCCTTAGTCATCACACCACACTGCCCACTGCTGGTGAGAAGCGGTAATACATGCTCTGTGAGCCTATCTCCTTCTTTTCTAGATAAATTACAGGTCatccacattattttaacaactgTTTAAATCAGTTCCGTATCTGGTTAGCCGTCTACAATGAGGGTCCACTTGCTCACTACCACTTAGTACCAGTTCTCAGTGGCTGGGGCAGTGGTGTGCCACCGGTCAGCGCCTTCAATGATGCGACGGATGTAAGTGGCCGAGGTGAGCAGGAGGTGTCCAAGTGCATACATCAAAGATGATGAGCAGCGCAGGAGCTCTCtgaagaagaagagaagcacAGATTCGTTACTTTAGGCTGTCAGATCAGCAGCAGGGTCAACAACATGGACACGTTGAGCGCCCCTCACCTTAACACTTTCTTTGGTCCCAGGCACTTCAAGTCCAGACTCATGGAGTACAGGCCATAAAAAGTGGCTTTAACATTCAGGCTTCCAAACAGATCGTGAGGGTTCAGCTTGTAAAGGTCGAAGGTGATTCTGGCGATGTCCTTGGTGTTCCGAGGCTTCTGTGTCAAAGAGTAGGACAGGACGCCACCCTGGCAAAGGAGACCCACACGATAAAGCCATACCACAAACGGATATCATAAAGACAGCGGTTTACTACATTTAATAAAGGGCTTACTCTGCTGGGTTTCCAAGTCTGTCCATATTCCAGGGCCACGAAGGTCGTGCCATCGCTCAGCGTCTGAAAAAAGTTCTCGCTGTCCACCTCTGTGCCATCCTCCTCGAGGACAAGAGACACCGCAGTGCAGAGCAGGAGAGCATCGACCGCCTGGGCGTGAGGAGAGGGACAGATGGTCAGGGGTCAGTGTGGTGGGCATCACATCCCGTGagaggaaagaaagaagacaggcagacagacaggcagggaatagtacaaaaacaaaacaactaaaaaGAACAAAAGCAGAAAAGAGGAGAAAATCAAAGAGACAAGGAAACAGGCCGACAAAATGAGCAGATGGGCATTCAGACATGTCAGGCATGGCAATGGACACAAAGCTACAAAAAGATAGCTGGACTGGACCTGGGTGGACATATGAGAGGGagaagaaaggtgctatataaaagagacagaaaggtgctatatagaagagcgacagaaaggcactatataaaagagagacagaaaggcactttataaaatagagaagaaaggtgctatataaaagagacagagaggcgctatatagaaaagcgacagaaaggtgctatatagaagaGTGacagaaaggcactttataaaatagagaagaaaggtgctatataaaaaagacagaaaggcgctatatagaaaagtgacagaaaggtgctatatagaagagtgacagaaaggcgctatatagaagagtgacagaaaggtgctatataaaagagagtcagaaaggcactttataaaatagagaagaaaggtgctatataaaagagacagaaaggcgctatatagaaaagcaacagaaaggtgctatatagaagaGTGacagaaaggcaccatataaaagagacataaaggtgctatatagaagagcgacagaaaggcgctatatagaagagacataaaggtgctatatagaagagcgacagaaaggcactatataaaagagacataaaggtgctatatagaagagcgacagaaaggcactatataaaagagacataaaggtgctatatagaagaGCGACAGAAAGGCACTATGCAAGGGAAAAATATAGTTGGAAGTAAAaggaatatagaaaaaaaatccatacagcgatatgaaaggtactatatacaaaatttgaatgcaGAGCACTAAATAAGGGAGATAAATATCAACAGACATGATAGTCATAATACAAATGGATAGATTGGAAAGGGTCTATGAAAGTGCTTACTATGTTCCTTTGATTGTGATTTTGttagtatgttaaaaaaaataaaaagagagacatgtttagaaatagatagatatgaaaggcactataaaaaagaGCTGGAAAGAGACAGAGGTTAAAGTCACTGTATGAAGTGAAATAATACAGtcagaggtgaaaggcactatatatagtaGATTCATGTATGTAAGCAATGTGTTCTACACATTTGATATCTTTGATTCAATAAACACaaaagatagaaatgaaaggcactaaataaaggGATAAATCCAAGAAGGACTATTACTTACTGTGCTCCTTTCATTTGATCGGGTTGTGTGTTattatgttcaataaataaaagaaagagagagagagagaaactgacAGGtttagtgaaaggtgctatatgacagAGACAGCTAGAAAGAGAATTTGAAGACATTGTAGGAGGTGAAAGGCGCTCTCTAAAGTAGATTAAGCAAGAGTTTCTCTGTGCCCTAAACAACTGACTGTATTAACCTtgtaaatgtatgaaaaataaaaatgaaaggaattataaAGGGTGCTGTACAATTGCTGATCCTatactctgacccccaaaggtcacgCATAAAGACAGTCTCCCCAAAgtttatcaaatcaaaaatccaaaaaagagacggaagtgaaggcactatatagagaAACTGATTCAATAACACCTAGATAAGTCCAAAATggagtgtactgtatatgtgcacaATGCTTATTGTGCTCTAGTCATTTGATTGGGTTGTGTGTTGTTGTTAtgttcaataaatgaaaaagatagaccaacaggtttagaaatgaaaggcacaatagaaaaaaaaagagactgAAATTAAAGGCACCACGTGTGGGAGGAAAATATTGGCTGAGATGAATATGGGAGATCAATACATGTGAGAAAGACTTTCACTGCACTGTGTACTCAAGAAAACAACGAatctataaacctataaaaacAGAATTGAAGGCACTATAGAAAAGATATTAAAAGGTGCATATGTGCGACACTTCATAACATATAAGTATAGGGAGAAaagaaaggcgctgtataaagaAAGATACCAAAAGGACTACATATGAGGCAGACATACAGAAATGCAGGGCACTAAATAGAAGAGACGATTATACAGTATACCaagatgaaaggcaccatatcaaAGACATTAAAGGGGCTCTAtagcatgtatatacagtacatagaaatgaaatgcaataaatgagaGATAGacgtaaggcactatataggagggggagtcaagctaaagttagaaaatgggatttatcagaaaatggaacgaaccttaacagtactgatgatgtcatttctcagtgtcgtctccacccttcttgatgcacttgtgccacctgcctggaagtgccaagattccagcagaataaaaggttttgtctcgtcctcGCAATCACTCCTGTACCGCTTTCTTCACattgtcatctgtcttgaattgacgaccacccagatgtctTTTTAGCGGTCCagaaaggtggaaatcacatagtgccaaatctggcgaataaggaggatgtggcaatacctcaaacttcagtttctccagacaagccttggtgttcttagcagtgtgtgggcggGTGGGCAGCTGAAGGACTCCTTGACACAGAGGTCCCCGCAGCTTagatcaaatagcaggcttcacattggtcccagtaacttgcactagtgactgtagtgcCCCTCATCATGTAGTGTTTGACAGTAACTCCTGGTGCACGTTTGGTTGCgaggacgagacaaaaccttttattctgctggaatcccagcacttccaggcaggtggcacaaatGCATCGAGAAGGGTGGAGACAACactgagaaatgacatcatcaggttTGTTAAGGTTTGATTCATTCGCTGATACATccaattttctaactttagcttgactccccctcatataaTAGAGATAATTGAAGTTATgagattaataaaaatgaaagccacTAAGCTAAAGAGATAAACATACAGCCACTTCAcgagatagagagacagaattAAAAGACTCTATGTCAAACATATAAGAAAAGATCTTATGTAAAATAGCcctgaaagtcactatataagcAAGGCAGGCAGCACCATTTTGTAGTGAACACCatctcaaagcactttgcaagCGCCCAGTTACATTTcagttgtttacttttttaacatttaatcctCAGTGTCACGCTGTCAAACTTTACAGTCCAAGGCCCTTAGCCAGTGGGCCACAGTGCCTT of the Erpetoichthys calabaricus chromosome 2, fErpCal1.3, whole genome shotgun sequence genome contains:
- the cideb gene encoding cell death activator CIDE-B → MEAAAGKDFTSRLSASSLIKSVSSVGTELTRRVWAPSPPPQRPFRVCNHDRTLKKGLTAGTLQELLEKAVDALLLCTAVSLVLEEDGTEVDSENFFQTLSDGTTFVALEYGQTWKPSRGGVLSYSLTQKPRNTKDIARITFDLYKLNPHDLFGSLNVKATFYGLYSMSLDLKCLGPKKVLRELLRCSSSLMYALGHLLLTSATYIRRIIEGADRWHTTAPATENWY